One segment of Primulina tabacum isolate GXHZ01 chromosome 6, ASM2559414v2, whole genome shotgun sequence DNA contains the following:
- the LOC142548393 gene encoding UDP-URONIC ACID TRANSPORTER 1-like, whose amino-acid sequence MSSLIQSPASKKQAILVTSLIILWYSTNIGVLLLNKFLLSSYGFAFPIFLTMCHMSACAVFSYISIVLLKVVPMQRIKSRSQFFRIATLSVVFCGSVVGGNISLKYLPVSFNQAVGSTTPFFTALFAYMMTLKREAWVTYACLVPVVAGVVIASGGEPSFHLYGFVMCIGATAARAFKSVLQGVLLSNEGEKLNSMNLMLYMSPIAVIVLLPAALVMEPNVLEVTILLGIEHKFMWLLLLLNSTLAYGANLCNFLVTKHTSALTLQVLGNAKGAVAVVISILIFRNPVTFIGIAGYTMTVMGVVAYGETKRRYK is encoded by the exons ATGTCTTCGTTGATTCAATCTCCAGCTTCAAAAAAACAGGCCATCCTTGTCACCTCCCTCATAATCCTTTGGTACTCAACCAACATTGGTGTCCTCCTCCTCAACAAGTTTTTGCTCTCAAGTTATGGATTTGCCTTTCCCATCTTCCTCACAATGTGCCACATGTCAGCCTGTGCGGTCTTCAGTTACATCTCCATTGTGTTACTTAAAGTTGTGCCGATGCAGAGGATCAAATCCAGGTCTCAGTTCTTCAGGATCGCCACCCTCAGCGTTGTGTTCTGTGGGTCTGTCGTGGGTGGCAACATTTCTTTGAAATATTTGCCCGTATCGTTTAATCAAGCTGTGGGTTCGACCACACCCTTTTTTACTGCCTTGTTTGCTTATATGATGACCCTTAAGCGGGAGGCATGGGTTACCTATGCTTGTCTTGTACCTGTGGTTGCTGGGGTTGTCATTGCTAGTGGG GGCGAGCCAAGCTTTCATCTGTATGGATTTGTCATGTGCATAGGTGCAACCGCAGCTAGGGCTTTCAAGTCCGTGCTACAAGGAGTCCTCCTCTCAAACGAAGG GGAAAAGTTGAACTCAATGAATTTGATGCTTTACATGTCCCCAATTGCAGTCATAGTTTTACTTCCTGCAGCCCTTGTGATGGAACCCAATGTATTGGAAGTCACAATTTTACTTGGAATTGAACATAAATTCATGTGGCTTCTTCTTTTGCTTAATTCAACTTTGGCTTATGGAGCCAACTTGTGCAATTTCTTGGTGACTAAGCATACAAGTGCATTAACTCTCCAG GTGTTGGGCAATGCAAAGGGTGCAGTAGCCGTTGTCATTTCAATACTTATTTTTCGCAACCCTGTAACATTTATCGGTATTGCTGGTTACACTATGACTGTGATGGGGGTGGTTGCTTATGGAGAAACCAAAAGAAGATACAAATGA